From a region of the Impatiens glandulifera chromosome 4, dImpGla2.1, whole genome shotgun sequence genome:
- the LOC124933966 gene encoding pentatricopeptide repeat-containing protein At3g61360 — MLRLIRLNATWKMKSLLPSILSSKYHSVSSSSDNLDEVQKITRIINDHPFPDQPLSPTLVQTIPVSTLSTSLIENVLGRLFASHSNGLKALEFFRFSLEHSHHLLTSDSFEKTLHILVRMRYFDKAWELMEEVQKLHPSLLTIKSMAIMLAKIAKFKSFEDTFTAYERMENTIFVGKKFGIDEFNVLLRSFCTQRQMKEARAVFNKMYSQFSPNTTTMNILLVGFKESGDITAVELFYHEMVKRGFKPNAVTYHIRIDVYCKSGSLINGVRILKEMESAGFSPTVEIMTTLIHGAGIIRDLAKAKELFDEISKRNLNPNVGAYNALMSSMTKCKSMVSAEALMEEMNEKGIEYDTLTYHYLFFGLMKTNGIDRVVELYEKMTITSFLPMTRTIVMLMKFFCHNRRPDMGLRLWDYVLERGYCPHGHAVDLLATSLCSHGRVEEAFVCCKQVLERGRSLSDCVFKMMENCLRREGDLEKLFELEKMMERLQLFLPPSSIVLPN, encoded by the coding sequence ATGCTTCGTTTGATTAGATTGAATGCAACTTGGAAGATGAAATCACTTCTTCCATCTATTTTATCGTCAAAATATCattctgtttcttcttcttcagataATCTGGATGAAGTTCAGAAGATCACTAGAATTATTAATGACCATCCATTCCCGGATCAACCACTTAGCCCTACTCTTGTTCAAACCATTCCTGTATCTACTCTGTCAACTTCTTTGATAGAAAATGTTCTTGGCCGTCTATTTGCATCCCATTCTAATGGTCTCAAAGCATTAGAGTTTTTCAGATTCTCTCTTGAACACTCTCATCACCTTCTAACTTCCGATTCTTTCGAAAAAACACTTCATATCCTTGTTCGAATGCGTTACTTTGACAAAGCTTGGGAATTGATGGAAGAAGTCCAAAAACTTCATCCATCCTTGCTAACCATTAAATCAATGGCTATCATGTTGGCAAAAATTGCGAAGTTCAAGTCATTCGAAGACACCTTCACCGCCTACGAGAGAATGGAGAATACAATATTTGTGGGAAAGAAATTTGGTATCGACGAGTTCAATGTCTTACTTAGATCCTTCTGTACACAGAGGCAAATGAAGGAAGCTAGAGCAGTCTTTAACAAGATGTATTCTCAATTCTCACCAAACACGACTACAATGAATATCCTACTTGTGGGTTTCAAAGAATCAGGCGATATAACTGCAGTAGAACTCTTTTACCATGAAATGGTGAAAAGAGGTTTCAAACCTAATGCAGTTACTTACCATATAAGAATCGATGTTTACTGTAAAAGTGGTAGTTTGATTAACGGCGTAAGAATTCTTAAAGAGATGGAAAGTGCAGGTTTCTCTCCGACAGTTGAGATTATGACGACACTGATTCACGGGGCGGGGATAATTCGCGACTTAGCCAAGGCTAAGGAATTGTTCGATGAGATTTCTAAGAGAAATTTGAATCCAAACGTTGGAGCTTATAATGCACTAATGAGCTCAATGACGAAGTGTAAATCAATGGTGTCTGCTGAAGCCCTAATGGAGGAGATGAACGAGAAAGGTATCGAATACGACACTCTAACTTACCATTACTTGTTCTTCGGATTAATGAAGACGAATGGAATCGATAGAGTCGTTGAATtgtatgaaaagatgacaattACGAGTTTTCTTCCGATGACTAGAACTATCGTCATGTTGATGAAATTCTTTTGTCATAACCGGAGGCCTGATATGGGTTTGAGGCTTTGGGATTATGTATTGGAAAGAGGGTATTGCCCGCATGGTCATGCGGTGGATTTGTTGGCGACGAGTTTATGTTCGCATGGGAGAGTTGAAGAAGCTTTTGTGTGTTGTAAACAGGTGTTGGAAAGAGGGAGGTCTTTGAGTGATTGTGTGTTTAAGATGATGGAGAATTGTTTAAGGCGGGAGGGAGATTTGGAGAAGTTGTTTGAACTTGAAAAGATGATGGAAAGATTGCAATTGTTTTTGCCACCATCTTCAATTGTTTTACCTAATTGA
- the LOC124934572 gene encoding uncharacterized protein LOC124934572: MAAKIEEEDIEHTRENKLMKSNKNPKLLVGDKVEVKSMKDGFLGSWHSGGVIFCESQARIIEYYHILCDDNSGNKLIQRVEITPAIQGNCSVLPSSNNYKGLIRPSPPTSDFDMSKLEYGHCVDVYYMDAFWEGVILDHNDGSLNRLIIFPDMGNEMSVGIRSLRISQDWDETSGEWKPREKWLFLEVLNEFIKEWALPLSVSEIWYKVREIDSFMNLKVWTSTTRDDWIQVLTEVIFDYKSGTLEHEFPMLDAEADNKQNISEVINLIDFSVENQSKTDHLDIPKEEHDGLDKAQHSFDALPNTPPKSKTLEVVNNDSSKQTKEICFNGWSVAGTDIVPFHQFDPDAVYRYYHNSKAEEKNWGNLKIRVRQHLASLGWKIEFIRDGEKGMIRMRYTSPEGKVFMSLILVCKALLEKGSLPVSSYELGKRSLPVSSHSPVSKKLQKKLKISVVHSSKDQKVCYEPEYNHEALLEYVSIGAQHKNNDHSWSRKPHVKDIQLKVRKHLSFLGWKFWYIDKKDKRELRYCSPKEKVYMSLITACKQCMNEENLSELKDAVDQHENTLNEEVTHFTRSKKALGKNYCGQKENPPTSCSPNTRTTLSWLIDNNAVLPGNKVYYISRKDRRKLAEGKIARNGITCDCCGQVFTLTKFEAHASGTNQRPAANIFLEDGRSLLECRSQFKSRDKLMNSMKKSKETKSDDISHDYINDYICSVCRLGGEIVMCDKCPSSYHISCLGLKDIPHGDWFCPSCCCGYCGRSEFSKDVNEVKNDSFLHCDQCQHKYHMECLKEMAHANSENVPMESCFCSKRCEEIFLGLELRLGKCISLGENLTWTLLKGVCSGDGPDKKSESYKKLNLALKVMHECFKLVKDPDTRRDIVEDVIFCRRSKLNRLNFKGFFTVILEKKNEIVSVANFRIHGEKVVEMPLVATRFKYRKSGMCRILMNEFEKMLSELGIQRIVLPAVSSVVNTWKNAFGFSEIKECEKLMFLNNTFLNFEGTVMCHKLLRK; the protein is encoded by the exons ATGGCGGCcaagattgaagaagaagatattgAACACACAAGAGAAAACAAACTTATGAAGTCTAATAAAAATCCAAAGCTTCTCGTCGGTGACAAAGTTGAG GTAAAGAGCATGAAGGATGGATTCTTAGGCTCCTGGCATAGTGGGGGAGTCATTTTTTGTGAATCTCAAGCTAGAATAATTgaatattatcatattttgtgTGACGATAATTCAGGAAATAAATTGATTCAGCGTGTGGAGATTACTCCTGCTATCCAAGGGAATTGTTCTGTTCTCCCGTCTTCAAATAACTACAAAGGTTTGATAAGGCCATCGCCTCCTACTTCTGATTTTGATATGTCGAAGCTAGAATATGGACATTGTGTTGATGTTTATTACATGGATGCTTTTTGGGAAGGTGTGATACTTGATCACAATGATGGTTCATTAAACCGGTTAATTATATTTCCAGATATGGGCAATGAGATGTCTGTGGGAATTCGCAGTCTACGAATATCTCAGGACTGGGATGAGACCAGCGGTGAATGGAAGCCACGCGAAAAATGGTTATTTCTTGAAGTGTTAAATGAATTCATTAAAGAATGGGCTTTACCACTTTCTGTGTCTGAAATATGGTATAAAGTTAGAGAAATCGACAGTTTTATGAATCTTAAGGTCTGGACGTCGACTACAAGGGATGATTGGATACAAGTCTTAACTGAAGTTATTTTTGATTATAAATCCGGTACTTTGGAACATGAATTCCCTATGCTTGATGCTGAAGCTGACAATAAGCAAAATATTTCTGAGGTCATTAATCTAATAGATTTTTCAGTAGAAAATCAATCAAAGACTGATCATTTGGATATACCAAAAGAAGAACATGATGGATTAGATAAAGCACAACATTCTTTTGATGCTCTACCAAACACTCCACCAAAGTCGAAAACACTTGAAGTAGTAAACAATGATAGTTCTAAACAGACTAAAGAAATTTGTTTTAACGGGTGGTCTGTTGCAGGAACCGACATTGTGCCATTTCATCAGTTTGATCCGGATGCAGTATATAGATACTATCACAATAGTAAAGCTGAAGAAAAAAACTGGGGCAATTTGAAAATTAGAGTTAGGCAGCATTTGGCTTCACTTGGATGGAAGATTGAGTTTATAAGAGATGGTGAAAAAGGAATGATTAGAATGCGTTATACTTCGCCCGAAGGAAAAGTTTTCATGTCACTTATTCTTGTCTGTAAAGCTCTGCTTGAAAAGGGTTCGCTACCAGTAAGTTCTTATGAGCTTGGAAAGCGTTCGCTACCAGTAAGTTCTCATTCTCCGGTTTCTAAGAAGTtacaaaaaaaactcaaaatatctGTAGTACATTCTTCTAAAGATCAAAAAGTCTGTTATGAGCCTGAATATAATCATGAAGCCTTGTTGGAGTATGTTTCAATTGGAGCTCAACATAAAAACAATGACCATAGTTGGTCTAGAAAGCCTCATGTTAAAGATATTCAATTGAAAGTCCGAAAGCATCTTTCATTTCTTGGATGGAAATTCTGGTACAttgataaaaaagacaaaagagaATTACGATATTGCTCTCCGAAAGAGAAGGTATATATGTCCCTTATAACAGCATGCAAGCAATGTATGAATGAAGAAAACTTGTCTGAATTGAAGGATGCTGTTGATCAACATGAAAACACTCTTAATGAAGAAGTTACACATTTCACAAGATCTAAAAAGGCATTAGGAAAAAATTATTGTGGACAAAAGGAAAATCCCCCCACTTCTTGTTCTCCAAATACTCGAACCACATTGTCTTGGTTAATAGACAATAATGCGGTGTTGCCTGGGAATAAAGTGTATTATATTTCCAGAAAGGATCGACGTAAGTTAGCTGAAGGAAAAATTGCACGGAATGGAATAACGTGTGATTGTTGTGGACAAGTTTTTACGTTAACTAAATTTGAGGCTCATGCTAGTGGCACTAACCAAAGACCTGCTGCTAATATATTTTTGGAAGATGGAAGATCTCTTTTAGAGTGTCGATCACAATTTAAAAGCCGCGATAAATTAATGAACTCGATGAAAAAGTCTAAAGAGACAAAAAGTGATGATATTTCACATGATTATATAAACGATTATATATGTTCTGTTTGTCGCCTTGGTGGAGAGATAGTTATGTGCGATAAATGTCCGTCCTCATATCATATTAGTTGTCTTGGTCTTAAG GATATTCCTCATGGCGATTGGTTTTGCCCGTCATGTTGTTGTGGATATTGTGGGAGAAGTGAATTTTCTAAAGATGTTAATGAAGTGAAAAATGATAGTTTTCTTCATTGTGACCAGTGCCAACATAAGT ATCATATGGAGTGCTTAAAGGAAATGGCCCATGCAAATTCTGAAAATGTCCCTATGGAAAGTTGTTTTTGCAGTAAAAGATGTGAAGAG ATATTTTTGGGACTTGAGTTACGTTTGGGAAAATGTATTTCATTGGGCGAAAATTTAACATGGACATTATTGAAAGGTGTTTGTTCTGGTGATGGTCCTGATAAGAAATCTGAGAGTTATAAGAAGTTAAACCTTGCTCTTAAGGTTATGCATGAGTGTTTTAAGCTTGTCAAAGATCCTGACACTAGAAGAGATATTGTTGAAGATGTTATCTTTTGTCGAAG ATCTAAGTTGAATCGATTGAACTTTAAAGGATTCTTCACTGTAATtttagagaagaagaatgagaTAGTTTCAGTGGCTAACTTTAG gaTTCATGGAGAGAAAGTTGTAGAAATGCCACTAGTTGCCACAAGATTTAAATATCGCAAATCAGGAATGTGTCGCATCTTAATGAATGAGTTTGAAAAG ATGTTATCGGAGTTAGGTATACAAAGAATTGTATTACCCGCAGTTTCTAGTGTAGTCAACACATGGAAAAACGCATTTGGATTTTCTGAAATAAAAGAATGcgaaaaattaatgtttttgaatAACACATTCTTAAATTTTGAAGGCACTGTTATGTGCCATAAACTTTTGCGAAAATAA